A stretch of Desulfotalea psychrophila LSv54 DNA encodes these proteins:
- a CDS encoding lytic transglycosylase domain-containing protein, with protein sequence MKCGTGPLKQLLFLLLIVLQPLPCSAAMYVCRDASGLSYTNLPLLASCVPLQFKKQTVIPSAKETYLWTDPASYSSHIRRASRRYRVDENFIRAMIRVESNFDRRAVSSKGAQGLMQLMPGTAKDLGVKNPFDPGENIAGGTRYFRRQLDRFDGDVILSLAAYNAGPNLVRRLGAVPQNRETPAYVKKVMRYYRLYKAQDKK encoded by the coding sequence ATGAAGTGTGGGACTGGGCCTCTTAAACAGCTCCTTTTTCTTCTGCTTATCGTCTTGCAGCCGCTCCCCTGTTCTGCAGCTATGTATGTCTGCCGGGATGCTTCAGGCCTAAGCTATACCAATCTGCCTCTGCTTGCGAGCTGTGTTCCCCTGCAGTTCAAGAAACAAACTGTAATCCCCTCGGCAAAAGAGACGTATCTCTGGACTGATCCTGCCAGCTATAGTAGTCATATAAGGCGGGCAAGCAGGCGTTATCGGGTGGATGAAAATTTTATCAGGGCCATGATTCGGGTAGAGTCTAATTTTGACCGTCGGGCAGTCTCCTCTAAGGGTGCTCAGGGCTTGATGCAGCTTATGCCCGGAACGGCCAAGGATCTTGGGGTTAAAAATCCCTTTGACCCGGGAGAAAATATAGCAGGAGGAACACGGTATTTTCGCAGGCAACTTGACAGGTTTGATGGAGATGTGATATTGAGTCTTGCCGCCTATAATGCAGGGCCTAATCTCGTCAGGCGTCTTGGTGCTGTTCCTCAGAACAGGGAGACCCCTGCCTATGTTAAAAAGGTAATGCGCTATTATAGGTTGTATAAGGCTCAGGATAAGAAGTAA
- the pgsA gene encoding CDP-diacylglycerol--glycerol-3-phosphate 3-phosphatidyltransferase, giving the protein MKQVLTVPNILTGFRFALVPVLVVLLSLEQNTWVEFWAWFVFFVAAVTDFVDGWVARRYKIETVLGKLMDPLADKVLVSTGLIMLIPLGKVAAWVCLLIICREIIVTGFRGLAATTGKVVAAGQIGKYKSTMQYFGIGLLIFPLNVVPFPYQYETGTFLLYVSMVLSVWSAVVYFYNLRSVFLETSTSF; this is encoded by the coding sequence ATGAAGCAGGTGCTTACGGTTCCAAACATCCTTACGGGATTTCGTTTTGCCCTCGTTCCAGTTCTTGTTGTTCTGCTCTCCCTTGAGCAAAACACCTGGGTGGAATTTTGGGCTTGGTTTGTCTTCTTTGTGGCCGCAGTGACCGACTTTGTTGATGGCTGGGTGGCTCGCCGTTATAAAATTGAAACGGTCTTGGGTAAACTGATGGACCCACTGGCTGATAAGGTTCTGGTCAGCACCGGGCTCATTATGCTCATCCCTCTGGGTAAGGTGGCTGCCTGGGTTTGTCTTCTTATCATCTGTCGAGAAATCATTGTCACCGGCTTTCGTGGTCTGGCAGCGACCACCGGCAAGGTGGTGGCGGCGGGGCAGATCGGCAAGTATAAGAGCACCATGCAGTATTTCGGCATCGGCCTGTTGATATTTCCCTTGAATGTAGTGCCCTTTCCCTACCAGTACGAGACGGGAACCTTCTTGCTCTATGTCTCCATGGTTCTTTCCGTTTGGTCAGCGGTGGTCTACTTTTATAATCTCCGCTCAGTTTTTTTGGAGACCAGCACTAGTTTTTAG